A genomic segment from Nicotiana tabacum cultivar K326 chromosome 9, ASM71507v2, whole genome shotgun sequence encodes:
- the LOC107763023 gene encoding exocyst complex component EXO70C1-like — MVKNHLDKNASFTGSPKPPRSATSTEASRADQHSRNSSQEELDHSLNTHIEDVNKLSEDIDQFVDVLSTCHDKSNPPEVPDSVETFSKIVESMIKKYNSCENATRFCKTTEEDTCFIGAVIMLSKLTNSLSEFPSGSTTTRSLNLTSMVLQRAMTFMEEELRNLLEDSRVSSNSRILKNSSFNANNLLDGEQCVLTLSESSGDEEYPSYSPDIVTRMNRIASAMILAGYETECCQVYSISRRNAFSEQMKKLEFERINMEDVQRMPWDSLEGEITRWIRVVKSCSTTLFPGEKRLGDSVFSDSPIISQSLFSNLARAIVIQLLDFAEAVSMTKRSAEKLFKYLDMHEAIRDLILAINVSCSNECENELNSEISATGDRIGESAVSIFCDLENSIKNDVARTPVPGGAVHPLTRYVMNYLKYACEYKDTLEHIFQQHVKLEESNSPAKLKPTLEVETESESPHSSETVAGTMPFSIQLVTIMDLLDTNLEAKSNLYRDPALRHIFLMNNGRYILQKVKGSAEIHQVMGDTWCRRRSTIVRQYHKNYQRETWGKVLQILSHDGMQVHGKVVKTTVKERFKNFNTMFDEIHRSQSTWVVSDEQLQSELRVSISALVIPAYRSFFGRFRQYLDNGKQSEKYVKYQPEDIETLIDGLFDGNSASMARRKT, encoded by the coding sequence ATGGTGAAGAATCACTTAGATAAAAATGCCAGCTTTACAGGCAGCCCAAAACCACCCCGTTCAGCCACGTCCACCGAGGCGTCACGGGCTGATCAACATTCCAGAAATAGCAGCCAAGAAGAGTTAGATCATTCATTGAACACTCACATTGAGGATGTTAATAAGTTATCCGAAGATATTGATCAATTCGTAGACGTTCTTTCAACGTGCCATGATAAATCAAATCCCCCTGAAGTCCCTGATTCGGTCGAAACTTTCTCCAAAATCGTCGAGTCCATGATCAAAAAGTATAACTCTTGCGAAAATGCCACCAGATTTTGCAAGACGACAGAGGAGGACACTTGTTTTATAGGAGCAGTGATAATGTTATCCAAATTGACAAATTCCTTGAGTGAATTTCCATCAGGTTCAACGACCACGAGGTCGTTGAACCTAACGAGCATGGTCTTGCAACGTGCCATGACTTTCATGGAAGAAGAATTGAGAAACTTGTTAGAAGATTCTAGAGTGTCTTCCAATTCTAGAATTCTTAAAAATTCTTCATTCAATGCGAACAATCTATTAGATGGGGAGCAATGTGTTTTGACACTTTCAGAATCTAGCGGAGACGAGGAATATCCGTCGTATTCTCCAGATATAGTGACAAGAATGAATCGAATTGCCTCGGCTATGATCTTGGCTGGCTATGAAACAGAATGTTGTCAAGTGTACTCGATATCGAGAAGAAATGCATTCAGTGAACAAATGAAAAAGCTCGAATTCGAGAGGATAAACATGGAGGATGTTCAAAGAATGCCATGGGATTCTCTAGAAGGAGAGATTACGAGGTGGATCAGAGTTGTGAAAAGTTGTTCGACAACTCTGTTCCCTGGCGAAAAGAGACTCGGGGACTCTGTTTTCTCCGATTCTCCTATAATTTCGCAAAGCCTCTTTAGCAACCTGGCGCGCGCCATTGTGATTCAGCTTCTCGACTTTGCTGAGGCCGTCTCAATGACTAAACGCTCAGCCGAGAAGCTGTTCAAATATCTAGACATGCATGAAGCTATACGTGATCTCATTCTAGCAATCAACGTGTCGTGTTCCAATGAATGTGAGAACGAATTGAATTCGGAGATTTCAGCTACAGGAGACAGAATAGGAGAGTCGGCTGTGAGCATATTCTGTGATCTCGAAAATTCCATAAAAAATGATGTAGCGAGGACACCGGTCCCGGGTGGGGCAGTGCACCCTCTAACGCGTTACGTTATGAATTATCTAAAATATGCATGTGAGTACAAAGATACCCTAGAGCATATTTTCCAGCAACATGTAAAATTGGAGGAATCCAATTCCCCTGCCAAATTGAAACCAACATTGGAGGTAGAAACAGAGAGCGAAAGCCCCCACAGTTCTGAAACAGTAGCCGGGACGATGCCGTTCTCAATACAGTTAGTCACAATAATGGACCTTTTAGATACAAATCTTGAAGCCAAATCAAACCTGTACAGAGACCCTGCGTTGCGCCACATTTTCTTAATGAACAATGGTAGATATATCTTACAAAAAGTTAAAGGGTCCGCGGAGATACACCAAGTGATGGGCGACACGTGGTGTAGGAGAAGATCAACGATCGTGAGACAATACCACAAGAATTACCAAAGGGAAACATGGGGTAAGGTACTCCAAATCCTAAGCCATGACGGAATGCAAGTCCATGGGAAAGTAGTGAAGACAACAGTGAAAGAGAGGTTCAAGAATTTCAATACAATGTTTGATGAAATACACAGGAGTCAAAGCACTTGGGTTGTAAGTGACGAGCAGCTTCAATCAGAGCTTCGTGTTTCGATATCAGCTTTGGTAATTCCAGCTTATAGGTCATTTTTTGGGAGGTTTAGACAGTATTTGGACAATGGAAAGCAATCAGAAAAGTATGTAAAGTACCAGCCAGAGGATATTGAAACATTGATTGATGGACTATTTGATGGTAATTCTGCATCAATGGCCAGGAGGAAGACATAG
- the LOC107763020 gene encoding glycerophosphodiester phosphodiesterase GDPD3 isoform X2, whose protein sequence is MALKAVPASQVPYIDQFHENNVTYALYNGEDDVGERRKMATFILKENKFVVMGHRGSGMNMLQSCDRKSKAIKENTLRSFNEAANFNVDFIEFDVQVTRDGRPVIFHDIFILTQEEGKLIEKRVTDLTLEEFLSYGPQNASTNVEKPLFRKMKDGRIFEWKVDEDDRFCTLEDVFENASQSVGFNIEFKFDDNRSYKEEELVGVIQAVLQVVFKQGKGRCIMFSSFQPDAARLIKKQQTTYPVFFLTNGGSEIYSDIRRNSLDEAIKLCLEGGLQGIVSEVKAILRNPTMIAKIKESNLSILTYGQPKNTIYTIAAMSRRWFTCNT, encoded by the exons ATGGCTCTTAAAGCAGTTCCAGCTTCTCAAGTTCCATACATTGATCAATTCCATGAAAATAATGTCACATATGCCCTCTACAATG GGGAAGATGATGTTGGTGAGAGGAGAAAAATGGCAACATTCATTTTAAAGGAGAATAAGTTTGTAGTGATGGGACATAGAGGAAGTGGAATGAACATGTTACAATCTTGTGATAGGAAATCAAAAGCAATTAAAGAGAATACGTTGCGTTCATTCAATGAAGCTGCTAATTTCAACGTCGACTTCATCGAATTTGATGTTCAG GTAACAAGAGATGGCCGTCCAGTTATTTTCCATGATATCTTTATTCTTACACAAGAAGAG GGCAAGTTGATTGAGAAAAGAGTTACAGACCTCACTTTGGAGGAGTTCCTTTCATATGGACCTCAGAATGCCTCAACAAAC GTGGAAAAACCTTTAttcagaaaaatgaaagatgggAGAATCTTTGAATGGAAAGTTGACGAGGATGATCGATTCTGTACACTAGAAGATGTGTTTGAGAATGCCAGTCAGTCTGTAGGATTTAACATAGAGTTTAAGTTTGATGATAACAGAAGTTATAAAGAAGAAGAACTTGTTGGTGTTATTCAAGCAGTTTTGCAG GTAGTATTCAAGCAGGGCAAAGGCAGATGCATTATGTTCTCAAGCTTTCAACCAGATGCGGCTCGACTGATCAAGAAGCAGCAGACCACTTATCCA GTTTTCTTCCTAACAAATGGAGGATCTGAAATTTATTCCGACATCAGAAGGAACTCATTGGATGAGGCAATTAAGTTGTGCTTAGAAGGTGGTTTACAAGGAATTGTCTCAGAAGTCAAAGCCATTTTAAGAAATCCAACAATGATAGCAAAAATCAAAGAATCCAATCTTTCCATTTTGACGTATGGCCAGCCAAA AAATACAATTTATACAATTGCAGCAATGAGCAGGAGGTGGTTCACTTGCAATACATGA
- the LOC107763020 gene encoding glycerophosphodiester phosphodiesterase GDPD3 isoform X1, with amino-acid sequence MALKAVPASQVPYIDQFHENNVTYALYNGEDDVGERRKMATFILKENKFVVMGHRGSGMNMLQSCDRKSKAIKENTLRSFNEAANFNVDFIEFDVQVTRDGRPVIFHDIFILTQEEGKLIEKRVTDLTLEEFLSYGPQNASTNVEKPLFRKMKDGRIFEWKVDEDDRFCTLEDVFENASQSVGFNIEFKFDDNRSYKEEELVGVIQAVLQVVFKQGKGRCIMFSSFQPDAARLIKKQQTTYPVFFLTNGGSEIYSDIRRNSLDEAIKLCLEGGLQGIVSEVKAILRNPTMIAKIKESNLSILTYGQPNNEQEVVHLQYMMGVEGVIVDFVKEITLAVSQFSKPVHAGKEGLSLLEKRLLAEKRTPCSDDELSYFRRLVPEFIHS; translated from the exons ATGGCTCTTAAAGCAGTTCCAGCTTCTCAAGTTCCATACATTGATCAATTCCATGAAAATAATGTCACATATGCCCTCTACAATG GGGAAGATGATGTTGGTGAGAGGAGAAAAATGGCAACATTCATTTTAAAGGAGAATAAGTTTGTAGTGATGGGACATAGAGGAAGTGGAATGAACATGTTACAATCTTGTGATAGGAAATCAAAAGCAATTAAAGAGAATACGTTGCGTTCATTCAATGAAGCTGCTAATTTCAACGTCGACTTCATCGAATTTGATGTTCAG GTAACAAGAGATGGCCGTCCAGTTATTTTCCATGATATCTTTATTCTTACACAAGAAGAG GGCAAGTTGATTGAGAAAAGAGTTACAGACCTCACTTTGGAGGAGTTCCTTTCATATGGACCTCAGAATGCCTCAACAAAC GTGGAAAAACCTTTAttcagaaaaatgaaagatgggAGAATCTTTGAATGGAAAGTTGACGAGGATGATCGATTCTGTACACTAGAAGATGTGTTTGAGAATGCCAGTCAGTCTGTAGGATTTAACATAGAGTTTAAGTTTGATGATAACAGAAGTTATAAAGAAGAAGAACTTGTTGGTGTTATTCAAGCAGTTTTGCAG GTAGTATTCAAGCAGGGCAAAGGCAGATGCATTATGTTCTCAAGCTTTCAACCAGATGCGGCTCGACTGATCAAGAAGCAGCAGACCACTTATCCA GTTTTCTTCCTAACAAATGGAGGATCTGAAATTTATTCCGACATCAGAAGGAACTCATTGGATGAGGCAATTAAGTTGTGCTTAGAAGGTGGTTTACAAGGAATTGTCTCAGAAGTCAAAGCCATTTTAAGAAATCCAACAATGATAGCAAAAATCAAAGAATCCAATCTTTCCATTTTGACGTATGGCCAGCCAAA CAATGAGCAGGAGGTGGTTCACTTGCAATACATGATGGGTGTTGAGGGAGTGATAGTAGATTTTGTTAAAGAGATTACTTTAGCTGTTTCCCAGTTTTCGAAGCCAGTACATGCTGGAAAAGAAGGCTTGTCATTGTTGGAGAAGAGGCTACTAGCAGAGAAACGAACTCCCTGTTCGGACGATGAACTCTCATATTTCCGTAGGCTTGTACCAGAGTTCATACATTCTTGA